The Neodiprion fabricii isolate iyNeoFabr1 chromosome 4, iyNeoFabr1.1, whole genome shotgun sequence genome window below encodes:
- the LOC124180843 gene encoding serine-arginine protein 55 isoform X8 translates to MRNDAGSACSGAKIMSTRVFVGGLTYRVRERDLEKFFRKYGRIKEVAMKNGFAFVEFDDYRDADDAVYELNGKELLGERVAVEIARGVSGRRGDRGYGRSRSWRDNRDDMRHDRYGPPTRTEYRLTVENLSSRVSWQDLKDYMRQAGEVTYADAHKQRRNEGVVEFATYSDLKNAIDKLDDTELNGRRIRLIEDKRRGRRSRSSSSRSRSRSRSRSRRRSRSRSRSRRSSRSRSRRSSRSKSRAHSKSKSKSKSKSPEHSRSRSKSKSRDRSKSKSKSKSISRSRSRSKAERSKSRSQSKSKAKSPSKDRSSHERSRGDRSRSRSISKHSKSHSRSRSPMNGDKSPEKEKDD, encoded by the exons AATGAGCACCCGAGTATTCGTTGGTGGATTAACATACCGGGTGCGAGAGCGCGACCTTGAGAAGTTCTTCCGGAAATATGGTAGAATCAAGGAGGTCGCTATGAAGAACGGATTTGCCTTTGTG GAATTTGACGACTACAGAGATGCTGATGACGCAGTCTATGAACTGAATGGAAAAGAGCTTCTAGGAGAAAG AGTGGCGGTGGAGATAGCACGGGGTGTTTCAGGGAGGCGAGGCGACCGTGGCTACGGACGCTCACGCTCCTGGAGAGACAA CCGAGACGATATGAGACACGACAG aTATGGACCACCTACCCGTACAGAGTATCGTCTTACAGTGGAGAATCTATCGAGCCGTGTCAGCTGGCAG GATTTGAAGGATTACATGAGACAAGCTGGAGAAGTGACATATGCCGATGCACACAAACAGCGTAGAAACGAAGG TGTTGTCGAATTTGCCACATACTCTGATTTGAAGAACGCAATTGACAAGCTTGACGACACGGAATTAAACGGACGTCGAATTCGGCTGATTGAAGACAAAAGAAGAGGACGCCGTTCCAGATCATCAAGCTCGCGATCTCGTTCACGCTCCAGGTCCCGCTCCCGACGTCGTTCCCGTTCTCGCTCAAG GAGTCGCCGCAGCTCACGTAGCCGTAGCCGACGCAGCAGCCGTTCCAAGTCCAGGGCACATTCGAAATCCAAATCAAAGTCCAAATCCAAGTCTCCTGAGCACAGCCGCTCTCGTTCCAAGTCCAA ATCAAGAGACCGCTCAAAGTCCAAATCTAAGTCAAAGTCCATATCCAGATCTCGTTCTAGGTCCAAGGCTGAGAGGTCTAAGTCCAGGTCGCAGTCCAAATCCAAAGCCAAGTCCCCCTCAAA GGACAGGTCGAGTCACGAACGATCAAGGGGCGACAGATCCAGGTCACGATCAATTAGCAAACACAGCAAATCTCACAGTCGTTCTCGTTCGCCAATGAATGGTGACAAATCGccggaaaaagagaaagacgATTGA
- the LOC124180843 gene encoding serine/arginine-rich splicing factor 5 isoform X6 has protein sequence MRNDAGSACSGAKIMSTRVFVGGLTYRVRERDLEKFFRKYGRIKEVAMKNGFAFVEFDDYRDADDAVYELNGKELLGERITVERARGTPRGSDQWRYGDSRGGYGDSRRSARDDMRHDRDSVNRNTRTASSYKQSLPRYGPPTRTEYRLTVENLSSRVSWQDLKDYMRQAGEVTYADAHKQRRNEGVVEFATYSDLKNAIDKLDDTELNGRRIRLIEDKRRGRRSRSSSSRSRSRSRSRSRRRSRSRSRSRRSSRSRSRRSSRSKSRAHSKSKSKSKSKSPEHSRSRSKSKSKAERSKSRSQSKSKAKSPSKDRSSHERSRGDRSRSRSISKHSKSHSRSRSPMNGDKSPEKEKDD, from the exons AATGAGCACCCGAGTATTCGTTGGTGGATTAACATACCGGGTGCGAGAGCGCGACCTTGAGAAGTTCTTCCGGAAATATGGTAGAATCAAGGAGGTCGCTATGAAGAACGGATTTGCCTTTGTG GAATTTGACGACTACAGAGATGCTGATGACGCAGTCTATGAACTGAATGGAAAAGAGCTTCTAGGAGAAAG AATTACTGTAGAGAGGGCCCGGGGGACACCTAGGGGTAGTGACCAGTGGCGCTATGGTGACTCCCGTGGTGGTTATGGGGACTCGAGGCGATCTGC CCGAGACGATATGAGACACGACAG AGATAGTGTGAACAGAAACACGAGGACCGCATCTAGCTACAAGCAATCATTGCCCAG aTATGGACCACCTACCCGTACAGAGTATCGTCTTACAGTGGAGAATCTATCGAGCCGTGTCAGCTGGCAG GATTTGAAGGATTACATGAGACAAGCTGGAGAAGTGACATATGCCGATGCACACAAACAGCGTAGAAACGAAGG TGTTGTCGAATTTGCCACATACTCTGATTTGAAGAACGCAATTGACAAGCTTGACGACACGGAATTAAACGGACGTCGAATTCGGCTGATTGAAGACAAAAGAAGAGGACGCCGTTCCAGATCATCAAGCTCGCGATCTCGTTCACGCTCCAGGTCCCGCTCCCGACGTCGTTCCCGTTCTCGCTCAAG GAGTCGCCGCAGCTCACGTAGCCGTAGCCGACGCAGCAGCCGTTCCAAGTCCAGGGCACATTCGAAATCCAAATCAAAGTCCAAATCCAAGTCTCCTGAGCACAGCCGCTCTCGTTCCAAGTCCAA GTCCAAGGCTGAGAGGTCTAAGTCCAGGTCGCAGTCCAAATCCAAAGCCAAGTCCCCCTCAAA GGACAGGTCGAGTCACGAACGATCAAGGGGCGACAGATCCAGGTCACGATCAATTAGCAAACACAGCAAATCTCACAGTCGTTCTCGTTCGCCAATGAATGGTGACAAATCGccggaaaaagagaaagacgATTGA
- the LOC124180843 gene encoding serine/arginine-rich splicing factor 5 isoform X3 — MRNDAGSACSGAKIMSTRVFVGGLTYRVRERDLEKFFRKYGRIKEVAMKNGFAFVEFDDYRDADDAVYELNGKELLGERITVERARGTPRGSDQWRYGDSRGGYGDSRRSARDDMRHDRDSVNRNTRTASSYKQSLPRYGPPTRTEYRLTVENLSSRVSWQDLKDYMRQAGEVTYADAHKQRRNEGVVEFATYSDLKNAIDKLDDTELNGRRIRLIEDKRRGRRSRSSSSRSRSRSRSRSRRRSRSRSRSRRSSRSRSRRSSRSKSRAHSKSKSKSKSKSPEHSRSRSKSKSRSRSKAERSKSRSQSKSKAKSPSKDRSSHERSRGDRSRSRSISKHSKSHSRSRSPMNGDKSPEKEKDD; from the exons AATGAGCACCCGAGTATTCGTTGGTGGATTAACATACCGGGTGCGAGAGCGCGACCTTGAGAAGTTCTTCCGGAAATATGGTAGAATCAAGGAGGTCGCTATGAAGAACGGATTTGCCTTTGTG GAATTTGACGACTACAGAGATGCTGATGACGCAGTCTATGAACTGAATGGAAAAGAGCTTCTAGGAGAAAG AATTACTGTAGAGAGGGCCCGGGGGACACCTAGGGGTAGTGACCAGTGGCGCTATGGTGACTCCCGTGGTGGTTATGGGGACTCGAGGCGATCTGC CCGAGACGATATGAGACACGACAG AGATAGTGTGAACAGAAACACGAGGACCGCATCTAGCTACAAGCAATCATTGCCCAG aTATGGACCACCTACCCGTACAGAGTATCGTCTTACAGTGGAGAATCTATCGAGCCGTGTCAGCTGGCAG GATTTGAAGGATTACATGAGACAAGCTGGAGAAGTGACATATGCCGATGCACACAAACAGCGTAGAAACGAAGG TGTTGTCGAATTTGCCACATACTCTGATTTGAAGAACGCAATTGACAAGCTTGACGACACGGAATTAAACGGACGTCGAATTCGGCTGATTGAAGACAAAAGAAGAGGACGCCGTTCCAGATCATCAAGCTCGCGATCTCGTTCACGCTCCAGGTCCCGCTCCCGACGTCGTTCCCGTTCTCGCTCAAG GAGTCGCCGCAGCTCACGTAGCCGTAGCCGACGCAGCAGCCGTTCCAAGTCCAGGGCACATTCGAAATCCAAATCAAAGTCCAAATCCAAGTCTCCTGAGCACAGCCGCTCTCGTTCCAAGTCCAA ATCTCGTTCTAGGTCCAAGGCTGAGAGGTCTAAGTCCAGGTCGCAGTCCAAATCCAAAGCCAAGTCCCCCTCAAA GGACAGGTCGAGTCACGAACGATCAAGGGGCGACAGATCCAGGTCACGATCAATTAGCAAACACAGCAAATCTCACAGTCGTTCTCGTTCGCCAATGAATGGTGACAAATCGccggaaaaagagaaagacgATTGA
- the LOC124180843 gene encoding serine-arginine protein 55 isoform X5 gives MVGTRVYVGGLPYGTRERDLERFFRGYGRFRDVLIKNGYGFVEFDDYRDADDAVYELNGKELLGERITVERARGTPRGSDQWRYGDSRGGYGDSRRSARDDMRHDRDSVNRNTRTASSYKQSLPRYGPPTRTEYRLTVENLSSRVSWQDLKDYMRQAGEVTYADAHKQRRNEGVVEFATYSDLKNAIDKLDDTELNGRRIRLIEDKRRGRRSRSSSSRSRSRSRSRSRRRSRSRSRSRRSSRSRSRRSSRSKSRAHSKSKSKSKSKSPEHSRSRSKSKSRDRSKSKSKSKSISRSRSRSKAERSKSRSQSKSKAKSPSKDRSSHERSRGDRSRSRSISKHSKSHSRSRSPMNGDKSPEKEKDD, from the exons ATGGTAGGGACAAGGGTCTATGTCGGTGGGCTTCCATACGGCACCAGGGAAAGAGACCTTGAGAGATTTTTCAGAGGCTACGGTCGATTTCGTGATGTACTCATCAAGAACGGTTACGGCTTTGTT GAATTTGACGACTACAGAGATGCTGATGACGCAGTCTATGAACTGAATGGAAAAGAGCTTCTAGGAGAAAG AATTACTGTAGAGAGGGCCCGGGGGACACCTAGGGGTAGTGACCAGTGGCGCTATGGTGACTCCCGTGGTGGTTATGGGGACTCGAGGCGATCTGC CCGAGACGATATGAGACACGACAG AGATAGTGTGAACAGAAACACGAGGACCGCATCTAGCTACAAGCAATCATTGCCCAG aTATGGACCACCTACCCGTACAGAGTATCGTCTTACAGTGGAGAATCTATCGAGCCGTGTCAGCTGGCAG GATTTGAAGGATTACATGAGACAAGCTGGAGAAGTGACATATGCCGATGCACACAAACAGCGTAGAAACGAAGG TGTTGTCGAATTTGCCACATACTCTGATTTGAAGAACGCAATTGACAAGCTTGACGACACGGAATTAAACGGACGTCGAATTCGGCTGATTGAAGACAAAAGAAGAGGACGCCGTTCCAGATCATCAAGCTCGCGATCTCGTTCACGCTCCAGGTCCCGCTCCCGACGTCGTTCCCGTTCTCGCTCAAG GAGTCGCCGCAGCTCACGTAGCCGTAGCCGACGCAGCAGCCGTTCCAAGTCCAGGGCACATTCGAAATCCAAATCAAAGTCCAAATCCAAGTCTCCTGAGCACAGCCGCTCTCGTTCCAAGTCCAA ATCAAGAGACCGCTCAAAGTCCAAATCTAAGTCAAAGTCCATATCCAGATCTCGTTCTAGGTCCAAGGCTGAGAGGTCTAAGTCCAGGTCGCAGTCCAAATCCAAAGCCAAGTCCCCCTCAAA GGACAGGTCGAGTCACGAACGATCAAGGGGCGACAGATCCAGGTCACGATCAATTAGCAAACACAGCAAATCTCACAGTCGTTCTCGTTCGCCAATGAATGGTGACAAATCGccggaaaaagagaaagacgATTGA
- the LOC124180843 gene encoding serine-arginine protein 55 isoform X7: protein MSTRVFVGGLTYRVRERDLEKFFRKYGRIKEVAMKNGFAFVEFDDYRDADDAVYELNGKELLGERITVERARGTPRGSDQWRYGDSRGGYGDSRRSARDDMRHDRDSVNRNTRTASSYKQSLPRYGPPTRTEYRLTVENLSSRVSWQDLKDYMRQAGEVTYADAHKQRRNEGVVEFATYSDLKNAIDKLDDTELNGRRIRLIEDKRRGRRSRSSSSRSRSRSRSRSRRRSRSRSRSRRSSRSRSRRSSRSKSRAHSKSKSKSKSKSPEHSRSRSKSKSRDRSKSKSKSKSISRSRSRSKAERSKSRSQSKSKAKSPSKDRSSHERSRGDRSRSRSISKHSKSHSRSRSPMNGDKSPEKEKDD, encoded by the exons ATGAGCACCCGAGTATTCGTTGGTGGATTAACATACCGGGTGCGAGAGCGCGACCTTGAGAAGTTCTTCCGGAAATATGGTAGAATCAAGGAGGTCGCTATGAAGAACGGATTTGCCTTTGTG GAATTTGACGACTACAGAGATGCTGATGACGCAGTCTATGAACTGAATGGAAAAGAGCTTCTAGGAGAAAG AATTACTGTAGAGAGGGCCCGGGGGACACCTAGGGGTAGTGACCAGTGGCGCTATGGTGACTCCCGTGGTGGTTATGGGGACTCGAGGCGATCTGC CCGAGACGATATGAGACACGACAG AGATAGTGTGAACAGAAACACGAGGACCGCATCTAGCTACAAGCAATCATTGCCCAG aTATGGACCACCTACCCGTACAGAGTATCGTCTTACAGTGGAGAATCTATCGAGCCGTGTCAGCTGGCAG GATTTGAAGGATTACATGAGACAAGCTGGAGAAGTGACATATGCCGATGCACACAAACAGCGTAGAAACGAAGG TGTTGTCGAATTTGCCACATACTCTGATTTGAAGAACGCAATTGACAAGCTTGACGACACGGAATTAAACGGACGTCGAATTCGGCTGATTGAAGACAAAAGAAGAGGACGCCGTTCCAGATCATCAAGCTCGCGATCTCGTTCACGCTCCAGGTCCCGCTCCCGACGTCGTTCCCGTTCTCGCTCAAG GAGTCGCCGCAGCTCACGTAGCCGTAGCCGACGCAGCAGCCGTTCCAAGTCCAGGGCACATTCGAAATCCAAATCAAAGTCCAAATCCAAGTCTCCTGAGCACAGCCGCTCTCGTTCCAAGTCCAA ATCAAGAGACCGCTCAAAGTCCAAATCTAAGTCAAAGTCCATATCCAGATCTCGTTCTAGGTCCAAGGCTGAGAGGTCTAAGTCCAGGTCGCAGTCCAAATCCAAAGCCAAGTCCCCCTCAAA GGACAGGTCGAGTCACGAACGATCAAGGGGCGACAGATCCAGGTCACGATCAATTAGCAAACACAGCAAATCTCACAGTCGTTCTCGTTCGCCAATGAATGGTGACAAATCGccggaaaaagagaaagacgATTGA
- the LOC124180843 gene encoding serine-arginine protein 55 isoform X4 → MRNDAGSACSGAKIMSTRVFVGGLTYRVRERDLEKFFRKYGRIKEVAMKNGFAFVEFDDYRDADDAVYELNGKELLGERITVERARGTPRGSDQWRYGDSRGGYGDSRRSARDDMRHDRYGPPTRTEYRLTVENLSSRVSWQDLKDYMRQAGEVTYADAHKQRRNEGVVEFATYSDLKNAIDKLDDTELNGRRIRLIEDKRRGRRSRSSSSRSRSRSRSRSRRRSRSRSRSRRSSRSRSRRSSRSKSRAHSKSKSKSKSKSPEHSRSRSKSKSRDRSKSKSKSKSISRSRSRSKAERSKSRSQSKSKAKSPSKDRSSHERSRGDRSRSRSISKHSKSHSRSRSPMNGDKSPEKEKDD, encoded by the exons AATGAGCACCCGAGTATTCGTTGGTGGATTAACATACCGGGTGCGAGAGCGCGACCTTGAGAAGTTCTTCCGGAAATATGGTAGAATCAAGGAGGTCGCTATGAAGAACGGATTTGCCTTTGTG GAATTTGACGACTACAGAGATGCTGATGACGCAGTCTATGAACTGAATGGAAAAGAGCTTCTAGGAGAAAG AATTACTGTAGAGAGGGCCCGGGGGACACCTAGGGGTAGTGACCAGTGGCGCTATGGTGACTCCCGTGGTGGTTATGGGGACTCGAGGCGATCTGC CCGAGACGATATGAGACACGACAG aTATGGACCACCTACCCGTACAGAGTATCGTCTTACAGTGGAGAATCTATCGAGCCGTGTCAGCTGGCAG GATTTGAAGGATTACATGAGACAAGCTGGAGAAGTGACATATGCCGATGCACACAAACAGCGTAGAAACGAAGG TGTTGTCGAATTTGCCACATACTCTGATTTGAAGAACGCAATTGACAAGCTTGACGACACGGAATTAAACGGACGTCGAATTCGGCTGATTGAAGACAAAAGAAGAGGACGCCGTTCCAGATCATCAAGCTCGCGATCTCGTTCACGCTCCAGGTCCCGCTCCCGACGTCGTTCCCGTTCTCGCTCAAG GAGTCGCCGCAGCTCACGTAGCCGTAGCCGACGCAGCAGCCGTTCCAAGTCCAGGGCACATTCGAAATCCAAATCAAAGTCCAAATCCAAGTCTCCTGAGCACAGCCGCTCTCGTTCCAAGTCCAA ATCAAGAGACCGCTCAAAGTCCAAATCTAAGTCAAAGTCCATATCCAGATCTCGTTCTAGGTCCAAGGCTGAGAGGTCTAAGTCCAGGTCGCAGTCCAAATCCAAAGCCAAGTCCCCCTCAAA GGACAGGTCGAGTCACGAACGATCAAGGGGCGACAGATCCAGGTCACGATCAATTAGCAAACACAGCAAATCTCACAGTCGTTCTCGTTCGCCAATGAATGGTGACAAATCGccggaaaaagagaaagacgATTGA
- the LOC124180843 gene encoding serine/arginine-rich splicing factor 5 isoform X2, whose amino-acid sequence MRNDAGSACSGAKIMSTRVFVGGLTYRVRERDLEKFFRKYGRIKEVAMKNGFAFVEFDDYRDADDAVYELNGKELLGERVAVEIARGVSGRRGDRGYGRSRSWRDNRDDMRHDRDSVNRNTRTASSYKQSLPRYGPPTRTEYRLTVENLSSRVSWQDLKDYMRQAGEVTYADAHKQRRNEGVVEFATYSDLKNAIDKLDDTELNGRRIRLIEDKRRGRRSRSSSSRSRSRSRSRSRRRSRSRSRSRRSSRSRSRRSSRSKSRAHSKSKSKSKSKSPEHSRSRSKSKSRDRSKSKSKSKSISRSRSRSKAERSKSRSQSKSKAKSPSKDRSSHERSRGDRSRSRSISKHSKSHSRSRSPMNGDKSPEKEKDD is encoded by the exons AATGAGCACCCGAGTATTCGTTGGTGGATTAACATACCGGGTGCGAGAGCGCGACCTTGAGAAGTTCTTCCGGAAATATGGTAGAATCAAGGAGGTCGCTATGAAGAACGGATTTGCCTTTGTG GAATTTGACGACTACAGAGATGCTGATGACGCAGTCTATGAACTGAATGGAAAAGAGCTTCTAGGAGAAAG AGTGGCGGTGGAGATAGCACGGGGTGTTTCAGGGAGGCGAGGCGACCGTGGCTACGGACGCTCACGCTCCTGGAGAGACAA CCGAGACGATATGAGACACGACAG AGATAGTGTGAACAGAAACACGAGGACCGCATCTAGCTACAAGCAATCATTGCCCAG aTATGGACCACCTACCCGTACAGAGTATCGTCTTACAGTGGAGAATCTATCGAGCCGTGTCAGCTGGCAG GATTTGAAGGATTACATGAGACAAGCTGGAGAAGTGACATATGCCGATGCACACAAACAGCGTAGAAACGAAGG TGTTGTCGAATTTGCCACATACTCTGATTTGAAGAACGCAATTGACAAGCTTGACGACACGGAATTAAACGGACGTCGAATTCGGCTGATTGAAGACAAAAGAAGAGGACGCCGTTCCAGATCATCAAGCTCGCGATCTCGTTCACGCTCCAGGTCCCGCTCCCGACGTCGTTCCCGTTCTCGCTCAAG GAGTCGCCGCAGCTCACGTAGCCGTAGCCGACGCAGCAGCCGTTCCAAGTCCAGGGCACATTCGAAATCCAAATCAAAGTCCAAATCCAAGTCTCCTGAGCACAGCCGCTCTCGTTCCAAGTCCAA ATCAAGAGACCGCTCAAAGTCCAAATCTAAGTCAAAGTCCATATCCAGATCTCGTTCTAGGTCCAAGGCTGAGAGGTCTAAGTCCAGGTCGCAGTCCAAATCCAAAGCCAAGTCCCCCTCAAA GGACAGGTCGAGTCACGAACGATCAAGGGGCGACAGATCCAGGTCACGATCAATTAGCAAACACAGCAAATCTCACAGTCGTTCTCGTTCGCCAATGAATGGTGACAAATCGccggaaaaagagaaagacgATTGA
- the LOC124180843 gene encoding serine-arginine protein 55 isoform X1 → MRNDAGSACSGAKIMSTRVFVGGLTYRVRERDLEKFFRKYGRIKEVAMKNGFAFVEFDDYRDADDAVYELNGKELLGERITVERARGTPRGSDQWRYGDSRGGYGDSRRSARDDMRHDRDSVNRNTRTASSYKQSLPRYGPPTRTEYRLTVENLSSRVSWQDLKDYMRQAGEVTYADAHKQRRNEGVVEFATYSDLKNAIDKLDDTELNGRRIRLIEDKRRGRRSRSSSSRSRSRSRSRSRRRSRSRSRSRRSSRSRSRRSSRSKSRAHSKSKSKSKSKSPEHSRSRSKSKSRDRSKSKSKSKSISRSRSRSKAERSKSRSQSKSKAKSPSKDRSSHERSRGDRSRSRSISKHSKSHSRSRSPMNGDKSPEKEKDD, encoded by the exons AATGAGCACCCGAGTATTCGTTGGTGGATTAACATACCGGGTGCGAGAGCGCGACCTTGAGAAGTTCTTCCGGAAATATGGTAGAATCAAGGAGGTCGCTATGAAGAACGGATTTGCCTTTGTG GAATTTGACGACTACAGAGATGCTGATGACGCAGTCTATGAACTGAATGGAAAAGAGCTTCTAGGAGAAAG AATTACTGTAGAGAGGGCCCGGGGGACACCTAGGGGTAGTGACCAGTGGCGCTATGGTGACTCCCGTGGTGGTTATGGGGACTCGAGGCGATCTGC CCGAGACGATATGAGACACGACAG AGATAGTGTGAACAGAAACACGAGGACCGCATCTAGCTACAAGCAATCATTGCCCAG aTATGGACCACCTACCCGTACAGAGTATCGTCTTACAGTGGAGAATCTATCGAGCCGTGTCAGCTGGCAG GATTTGAAGGATTACATGAGACAAGCTGGAGAAGTGACATATGCCGATGCACACAAACAGCGTAGAAACGAAGG TGTTGTCGAATTTGCCACATACTCTGATTTGAAGAACGCAATTGACAAGCTTGACGACACGGAATTAAACGGACGTCGAATTCGGCTGATTGAAGACAAAAGAAGAGGACGCCGTTCCAGATCATCAAGCTCGCGATCTCGTTCACGCTCCAGGTCCCGCTCCCGACGTCGTTCCCGTTCTCGCTCAAG GAGTCGCCGCAGCTCACGTAGCCGTAGCCGACGCAGCAGCCGTTCCAAGTCCAGGGCACATTCGAAATCCAAATCAAAGTCCAAATCCAAGTCTCCTGAGCACAGCCGCTCTCGTTCCAAGTCCAA ATCAAGAGACCGCTCAAAGTCCAAATCTAAGTCAAAGTCCATATCCAGATCTCGTTCTAGGTCCAAGGCTGAGAGGTCTAAGTCCAGGTCGCAGTCCAAATCCAAAGCCAAGTCCCCCTCAAA GGACAGGTCGAGTCACGAACGATCAAGGGGCGACAGATCCAGGTCACGATCAATTAGCAAACACAGCAAATCTCACAGTCGTTCTCGTTCGCCAATGAATGGTGACAAATCGccggaaaaagagaaagacgATTGA
- the LOC124180843 gene encoding serine-arginine protein 55 isoform X10, whose product MRNDAGSACSGAKIMSTRVFVGGLTYRVRERDLEKFFRKYGRIKEVAMKNGFAFVEFDDYRDADDAVYELNGKELLGERITVERARGTPRGSDQWRYGDSRGGYGDSRRSARDDMRHDRDSVNRNTRTASSYKQSLPRYGPPTRTEYRLTVENLSSRVSWQDLKDYMRQAGEVTYADAHKQRRNEGVVEFATYSDLKNAIDKLDDTELNGRRIRLIEDKRRGRRSRSSSSRSRSRSRSRSRRRSRSRSRSRRSSRSRSRRSSRSKSRAHSKSKSKSKSKSPEHSRSRSKSKDRSSHERSRGDRSRSRSISKHSKSHSRSRSPMNGDKSPEKEKDD is encoded by the exons AATGAGCACCCGAGTATTCGTTGGTGGATTAACATACCGGGTGCGAGAGCGCGACCTTGAGAAGTTCTTCCGGAAATATGGTAGAATCAAGGAGGTCGCTATGAAGAACGGATTTGCCTTTGTG GAATTTGACGACTACAGAGATGCTGATGACGCAGTCTATGAACTGAATGGAAAAGAGCTTCTAGGAGAAAG AATTACTGTAGAGAGGGCCCGGGGGACACCTAGGGGTAGTGACCAGTGGCGCTATGGTGACTCCCGTGGTGGTTATGGGGACTCGAGGCGATCTGC CCGAGACGATATGAGACACGACAG AGATAGTGTGAACAGAAACACGAGGACCGCATCTAGCTACAAGCAATCATTGCCCAG aTATGGACCACCTACCCGTACAGAGTATCGTCTTACAGTGGAGAATCTATCGAGCCGTGTCAGCTGGCAG GATTTGAAGGATTACATGAGACAAGCTGGAGAAGTGACATATGCCGATGCACACAAACAGCGTAGAAACGAAGG TGTTGTCGAATTTGCCACATACTCTGATTTGAAGAACGCAATTGACAAGCTTGACGACACGGAATTAAACGGACGTCGAATTCGGCTGATTGAAGACAAAAGAAGAGGACGCCGTTCCAGATCATCAAGCTCGCGATCTCGTTCACGCTCCAGGTCCCGCTCCCGACGTCGTTCCCGTTCTCGCTCAAG GAGTCGCCGCAGCTCACGTAGCCGTAGCCGACGCAGCAGCCGTTCCAAGTCCAGGGCACATTCGAAATCCAAATCAAAGTCCAAATCCAAGTCTCCTGAGCACAGCCGCTCTCGTTCCAAGTCCAA GGACAGGTCGAGTCACGAACGATCAAGGGGCGACAGATCCAGGTCACGATCAATTAGCAAACACAGCAAATCTCACAGTCGTTCTCGTTCGCCAATGAATGGTGACAAATCGccggaaaaagagaaagacgATTGA